In Candidatus Cohnella colombiensis, one DNA window encodes the following:
- the secF gene encoding protein translocase subunit SecF, giving the protein MHFENRKFNFVHSSKKFLIASLLITIIGIVAVAFRGLNYGIDFSAGTSMDISATKVFSKEEIEQFITGEQFGDYTLTVSENRSTIRFKEALTEAQEKQIKSDFATKFDPNASFEVNIVDPEIAKEQENSALIGMAIACIGIVLYVSVRFEWRFAISAIISLVYNAFFVIALFSIFQFEVNLPFILAVLTIIGYSINDTVVIFDRIRENLRFTKIKTNADLDALVNKSLWQTLSRSINTVITVLIASICLFIFGSSAIKLFSLAMIFGLISGVYSSIFIASQIWLYFKKKQPLKKVAVKAPNAS; this is encoded by the coding sequence ATGCACTTTGAAAATCGTAAATTTAATTTTGTTCACTCGAGCAAGAAGTTTCTGATTGCGTCCTTGCTTATAACAATTATCGGGATCGTCGCTGTAGCTTTTCGCGGACTGAATTATGGTATCGACTTTAGTGCAGGTACCTCAATGGATATTTCTGCGACAAAAGTGTTTTCTAAAGAAGAAATTGAGCAATTCATTACGGGAGAGCAATTTGGCGATTACACCTTAACGGTCTCAGAGAATCGTTCTACGATTCGATTTAAAGAGGCATTAACAGAAGCTCAGGAAAAGCAGATCAAATCGGATTTTGCAACAAAGTTTGATCCTAATGCTTCATTTGAGGTTAATATTGTTGATCCGGAAATTGCGAAGGAACAAGAAAATAGCGCGCTGATTGGGATGGCGATCGCTTGTATCGGGATTGTGCTCTACGTAAGTGTTCGCTTTGAGTGGAGATTTGCAATTTCAGCGATTATCTCGCTTGTCTACAATGCGTTTTTCGTCATCGCTTTGTTCTCTATTTTCCAGTTTGAGGTAAACCTGCCGTTTATACTTGCGGTATTGACGATTATCGGTTATTCGATTAATGATACCGTTGTTATCTTTGACCGAATTCGTGAAAACTTGCGGTTTACGAAGATTAAGACGAACGCGGACTTGGATGCGCTCGTCAATAAAAGTCTTTGGCAGACGTTGTCTCGGTCGATTAATACGGTTATTACTGTATTGATTGCATCGATCTGCTTGTTCATCTTCGGTAGCTCAGCGATTAAGCTGTTCTCGCTGGCGATGATCTTTGGATTAATAAGTGGAGTATATTCTTCGATATTCATAGCAAGCCAAATTTGGCTATATTTCAAGAAGAAGCAGCCGCTTAAGAAAGTTGCTGTCAAAGCTCCGAATGCATCGTAG
- a CDS encoding post-transcriptional regulator: MLEDLCRSKAEEFHLIGYEQVTGADVWECVSDKYHKKGTPAMHQVVNDILSLKVTQFMNYITLNMYRGELRNT, translated from the coding sequence ATGTTAGAGGATCTTTGCCGAAGTAAGGCAGAAGAGTTTCATCTGATTGGATATGAACAAGTGACTGGTGCAGATGTGTGGGAATGTGTAAGTGATAAATACCATAAGAAAGGCACACCCGCGATGCATCAAGTCGTAAATGATATTTTGTCACTGAAAGTGACGCAATTTATGAATTATATTACTTTGAATATGTACCGAGGCGAGTTGCGCAATACGTAA
- a CDS encoding DUF421 domain-containing protein, producing the protein MDLTIILLRTAFMYVFIFVVLRLMGKREIGKLSVFDIVNSIIIAEIAVIGIETPEKSLLEIVTPITFLALIQIATAYLTLKNRKVRRWLDGAPSVLIRHGHINRDEMRKQRYNLDDLMLQLRENGVTNIDEVELAVLESSGKLSVIGRKGDEQQVEVNESFSPKVRYELLPVALILDGQVQDEKLEEVGKTRFWLKNELKSYGIENFKQVFFCSVDYRGKLYVDKKP; encoded by the coding sequence ATGGATTTGACGATTATCCTGCTGAGGACAGCGTTCATGTATGTTTTTATTTTTGTCGTCTTGCGTCTCATGGGTAAACGAGAAATTGGCAAGCTGTCCGTATTTGACATTGTGAATTCAATTATTATTGCGGAAATCGCTGTAATTGGAATCGAGACCCCAGAGAAATCTTTGCTTGAAATTGTGACACCGATTACTTTTTTAGCTTTAATTCAAATTGCGACAGCATACCTTACATTAAAAAACAGAAAAGTGCGTAGATGGTTAGATGGGGCTCCGAGTGTGCTTATTCGTCATGGGCATATCAATCGCGATGAGATGCGTAAGCAAAGGTACAATTTAGACGATCTGATGCTACAACTTCGAGAAAATGGTGTGACGAATATCGATGAAGTTGAGCTAGCGGTATTGGAATCATCGGGGAAATTGTCGGTAATTGGTCGTAAAGGCGACGAACAACAGGTTGAGGTTAACGAGTCTTTTTCTCCCAAGGTGCGATATGAGCTATTACCAGTAGCGCTTATATTGGACGGACAAGTGCAAGATGAGAAGCTCGAGGAAGTAGGGAAGACGCGTTTTTGGCTGAAAAATGAACTAAAGAGCTACGGTATTGAAAATTTTAAACAAGTATTTTTTTGTAGTGTTGATTATCGTGGCAAGCTGTACGTTGATAAGAAGCCATAA
- the spoVB gene encoding stage V sporulation protein B yields MERGISLASRKQTFIQGAMILLVAGLLNRLLGFIPRIALPRMIGAEGVGLFQLVYPFTIVLLTLIAGGIPLAVAKLVAEAQSRDDHETTRRVVRIAISLALFISITSAAVCIGLAEWISTYVMTDARVHSAFLMMIPMLPLVAVSSVWRGYYQGIQNMLPPAISQTTETMFRIVLTLLLAWLLLPYGLEAAAAGAVLGMVVGELAGLWALWIPLRREQKSQTHSPPTPKSNNTDSRTLRSILSTAIPVTGSKMIGSLSYLLESILTARSLVISGIATSVATAQYGALQGMVIPLLLLPGALTYSLAVSLVPALSEAASRSDWSTIHLRLHQSMRLAVITGAPFIVLMGLLASPLCLLLYGDDSMANMLRWLAPIAIFLYMQAPLQAALQALNRPGTALFNTFIGAAIKLILIIQLATRPEYGIIGAVIAIGVNMLLVTLLHWISVARLTGFRLQSLVFLKIAFATVVMSAVTLWIWDQRWLGLFWLDLAAASIIATVCYLLILIALRLIDRHDVARIPYIGKLFR; encoded by the coding sequence ATGGAAAGAGGGATTTCTTTGGCTTCGCGCAAACAGACATTCATTCAAGGCGCCATGATCCTTCTTGTCGCTGGTCTACTCAACCGGCTGCTCGGTTTTATTCCTCGCATAGCGCTCCCGCGTATGATTGGCGCTGAAGGCGTTGGACTATTCCAACTTGTCTATCCGTTCACGATTGTATTACTGACACTTATTGCGGGCGGAATTCCATTAGCTGTAGCAAAGCTAGTTGCTGAAGCACAATCACGAGATGATCATGAAACAACTCGTCGCGTCGTTCGAATCGCGATTTCACTTGCTCTCTTTATTAGCATTACATCAGCAGCTGTATGCATCGGACTCGCCGAATGGATCTCGACCTATGTAATGACCGATGCTCGCGTTCACTCTGCATTCCTGATGATGATTCCTATGCTTCCTTTAGTTGCTGTATCCTCCGTATGGCGTGGTTATTATCAAGGGATTCAAAATATGCTACCACCTGCTATTTCCCAAACGACGGAAACAATGTTTCGCATCGTATTAACGCTCTTATTAGCTTGGTTGTTGCTTCCCTATGGACTTGAGGCTGCGGCCGCAGGTGCTGTACTAGGTATGGTCGTCGGTGAATTAGCTGGATTATGGGCTCTATGGATTCCACTTCGACGTGAACAAAAAAGTCAAACCCACTCACCACCTACACCCAAATCCAATAACACTGATTCACGAACTTTAAGGAGCATATTGTCAACAGCGATTCCTGTAACCGGAAGTAAAATGATCGGTTCATTGTCTTACTTGCTTGAATCGATTTTAACTGCCCGAAGCCTCGTGATTTCAGGGATTGCAACGAGCGTTGCGACAGCGCAATATGGCGCTCTTCAAGGGATGGTCATCCCTTTACTGCTTTTGCCTGGCGCACTAACTTACTCATTAGCCGTGTCACTCGTGCCTGCACTTTCAGAAGCTGCATCACGTAGCGACTGGTCGACAATCCATCTTAGACTTCATCAGTCGATGCGATTGGCGGTTATTACCGGAGCACCTTTCATCGTGTTGATGGGATTGCTTGCTAGTCCGCTTTGTTTATTGCTATATGGAGACGATTCTATGGCTAACATGCTTCGATGGCTTGCCCCTATTGCCATCTTCCTCTACATGCAAGCACCGCTTCAAGCAGCACTACAAGCATTGAATCGACCAGGTACAGCGTTGTTTAATACGTTTATTGGCGCAGCAATCAAGCTCATACTTATCATTCAGCTGGCAACACGTCCGGAATATGGCATTATTGGCGCAGTTATCGCAATTGGGGTCAATATGCTGCTTGTCACTCTATTGCATTGGATTAGTGTTGCACGCCTTACCGGCTTTCGTTTGCAATCTTTGGTCTTTCTGAAAATTGCATTCGCTACAGTCGTCATGAGTGCTGTGACACTATGGATTTGGGATCAACGCTGGCTAGGCTTGTTCTGGTTAGATTTAGCTGCAGCTTCGATCATCGCAACCGTATGTTATCTGCTGATCTTAATTGCACTTAGGCTCATCGATCGTCACGACGTTGCGCGGATTCCGTATATTGGTAAGCTATTCCGTTGA
- a CDS encoding TIGR04086 family membrane protein, with translation MKTIPNVMGSRIASPIASGLYWSGIWLAIGAVILSILLTGSSVSESALSPWVFSVHGIAALAGGFASARRSGRKGWYFGLANGVLYTLLILMISFLATDGGWSGAVPTLIAVACLAGAFGGMLGVSTRSTSR, from the coding sequence TTGAAAACAATTCCAAATGTAATGGGCTCCCGAATTGCCTCACCAATCGCTTCTGGTCTATATTGGTCAGGGATTTGGCTCGCCATTGGAGCAGTCATATTGTCCATCCTGCTCACAGGCTCCTCTGTAAGCGAATCAGCTTTATCCCCCTGGGTATTTAGTGTTCATGGCATTGCAGCTTTGGCAGGTGGCTTCGCGTCCGCTAGACGCTCTGGGAGGAAGGGCTGGTACTTTGGACTTGCAAACGGTGTGCTATATACGTTACTTATCCTAATGATAAGCTTCCTGGCTACTGATGGAGGTTGGTCTGGAGCTGTCCCAACCCTAATCGCAGTCGCTTGCTTAGCTGGAGCTTTTGGAGGGATGCTTGGAGTTAGTACTCGTTCAACCTCTCGATAA
- a CDS encoding adenine phosphoribosyltransferase — protein MNFKDYIRVIPDFPQPGIRFKDITTLLKDPVAYKEAIEALRMLIKEKEIDLIAGPEARGFVIGAPLALALGVGFVPIRKSGKLPGETVEAAYDLEYGKDRLAIHKDAIQPGQKVLIADDLLATGGTITTTINLIRQLGGDIVGAAFLIELSYLDGRDKLKDIDVVSLITY, from the coding sequence TTGAATTTCAAAGACTACATTCGAGTTATTCCTGACTTCCCACAACCGGGCATTCGGTTTAAGGATATTACGACATTGCTTAAAGATCCTGTCGCGTATAAAGAGGCAATTGAGGCACTTAGAATGCTCATTAAGGAAAAAGAGATTGACTTAATTGCAGGACCGGAAGCGCGTGGCTTTGTCATTGGTGCCCCACTTGCCCTTGCACTAGGTGTAGGCTTTGTTCCGATTCGTAAGAGTGGTAAGCTACCAGGGGAAACGGTTGAAGCTGCTTATGATTTAGAGTATGGTAAAGATCGCCTTGCGATTCATAAGGATGCGATCCAACCGGGACAAAAAGTGCTGATCGCTGATGATTTGTTGGCAACAGGAGGCACAATTACGACGACGATCAATTTGATTCGTCAACTTGGTGGGGACATTGTAGGAGCTGCATTCTTGATCGAGCTTAGCTATTTAGATGGTCGAGACAAGCTAAAGGATATCGATGTGGTATCGTTGATTACTTATTAA
- the secD gene encoding protein translocase subunit SecD: MNRLTTFVLIVVVAFAVMGATTPSLLNNTNLGLDLKGGVEILYEAEPIIEGGVVTKQALTQTAASLEKRANKGGAGEPEITTEGKDRIRLKIAINTGETEQEREEALNKIRDLMKRPAELQFRSASGCEDGSYCKIEMYGSDFKEGSAGIQYDELNRPVVRIEVKDKSLLAEVSARLIGQRLAIFLDDELKSDPVVQTALTDGTAVISGQGSRAEAQSLADVINLGALPLKLSEKYTQTVGATLGKQSLQDTLFAGVLASVLILIFMIVFYRLPGVIACFCLIIFVWLLLGIFLLMGATLTLPGIAAFVLGIGIAVDSNIIQAERIRDEIRSGKSIASSLRAGAKNSFRAIIDAHITTLIAAAVLFFMGQGVVKSFAIVLMASIIANILTNVYLPRVFLSMLIKSGRFNKPSLYGVKESEIHAL, from the coding sequence ATGAATCGTTTAACAACGTTCGTGTTGATTGTTGTTGTAGCTTTCGCAGTAATGGGTGCTACAACTCCAAGCCTGCTTAACAACACAAATCTCGGACTCGATTTAAAGGGTGGAGTAGAAATTCTATATGAGGCGGAGCCGATTATAGAAGGTGGCGTAGTTACTAAACAAGCGCTAACACAAACAGCAGCCAGTTTAGAAAAACGCGCGAACAAGGGCGGTGCCGGTGAACCGGAAATTACGACAGAAGGTAAAGACCGGATTCGTTTGAAAATTGCCATTAATACAGGGGAAACAGAACAAGAGCGTGAAGAGGCGCTGAACAAAATTCGTGATCTTATGAAGCGTCCTGCAGAGCTTCAGTTCCGTAGTGCTTCAGGCTGCGAAGATGGATCGTATTGTAAAATAGAGATGTACGGAAGCGACTTTAAGGAAGGCTCTGCGGGCATTCAATACGATGAATTAAATCGTCCAGTCGTTCGCATTGAAGTTAAAGACAAGAGCTTACTTGCTGAAGTATCGGCTCGCCTAATCGGTCAAAGACTAGCGATTTTCCTCGATGATGAATTAAAGTCGGATCCTGTTGTGCAAACTGCACTTACAGATGGTACTGCAGTCATTAGCGGGCAAGGCTCAAGAGCCGAAGCTCAGAGTTTAGCCGATGTTATTAACTTAGGCGCACTCCCACTGAAGCTATCAGAAAAATATACACAAACGGTCGGTGCGACACTAGGTAAGCAGTCACTACAGGACACATTGTTTGCGGGTGTACTTGCATCTGTACTGATCTTAATTTTTATGATCGTTTTTTATCGTTTACCAGGTGTAATCGCTTGTTTCTGTTTAATTATTTTTGTATGGTTGTTGCTTGGCATATTCCTATTAATGGGTGCGACGCTCACGTTACCGGGAATCGCAGCTTTCGTGCTGGGAATCGGGATTGCGGTCGACTCGAATATTATTCAAGCTGAGCGTATTCGAGACGAAATTCGTAGCGGAAAGTCGATCGCATCCTCACTTCGTGCTGGAGCTAAAAACAGCTTTAGAGCGATTATCGATGCACATATTACAACTTTAATCGCAGCTGCTGTACTCTTCTTCATGGGACAAGGTGTCGTTAAGAGCTTTGCAATCGTGCTCATGGCGAGTATTATTGCGAACATCTTAACGAATGTTTACTTGCCGCGCGTGTTTCTATCAATGCTCATCAAGAGCGGTCGGTTTAATAAGCCGAGTCTGTATGGCGTGAAGGAGAGTGAAATTCATGCACTTTGA
- the recJ gene encoding single-stranded-DNA-specific exonuclease RecJ, with protein sequence MIEANDRIVAKYRWDLPGLNTAAATALSKQLNISSLVAGVLIARGWLSESETQAFLEPSVTQLLDPFLMKGMKQAVARISQAIAEGESIRVYGDYDADGVTSTALMIRLLTRLGAKFDTYIPSRSLEGYGLNVGAIDRAADEGITLIITVDNGISAIEQIAHAASKGIDVVVTDHHEPPECLPDAVALVNPKQEDCPYPFKGLCGAGVAFKLAHAMLGEPVHEYADLAAIGTIADLMPLTGENRIITRLGLALMRQQPTIGIRALCEVSGVKPIDLTSRRIGFGLGPRLNASGRLDHADRSVKLLVSQDEAEANVLAAELNQLNDERQELVEQTLLEAEQQWLLLNTDGVHRNVIVLAQEGWNAGVAGLVASKLVEKYYRPTIILAIDSDTGFCKGSARSIEGFDLYMALSANASLMEHFGGHTAAAGLTISREKIDELARQLHDLASKWLTEEDWQPKKRVDLSCDLSQVTVDAVDQLAGLEPFGNGNPTPRVVISGVTITECRTIGKEGKHLRLTVQQGQRAIEAIAFGMGELAERLTSGLQIDLLGELSINEWKDSRRVQLIIQDLRSVKPSEAIAFPDRKHFAEIYTLFKQRSSWLDVPEGFLQEVALRTNWPLVTIRMVQDVFMELGFIVAEGATKQMVTNPVNKGLDQSERYCSARSQAEATKRE encoded by the coding sequence TTGATTGAAGCGAACGATAGAATTGTGGCCAAATATAGATGGGATTTGCCGGGATTGAATACGGCAGCTGCCACTGCACTTTCAAAACAATTAAATATTAGTTCTCTTGTTGCTGGAGTGCTCATTGCCCGGGGTTGGCTTTCTGAGAGTGAGACACAAGCGTTTCTTGAACCAAGCGTAACGCAACTGCTAGACCCGTTCTTAATGAAAGGGATGAAGCAAGCCGTTGCGCGGATTTCACAAGCGATTGCTGAAGGAGAAAGCATTCGTGTTTACGGCGATTATGATGCAGACGGAGTAACCTCAACAGCGCTCATGATTCGATTGCTGACCCGGCTAGGAGCGAAATTTGACACTTACATTCCTAGTCGCAGTCTTGAAGGTTACGGACTTAACGTTGGAGCGATAGATCGTGCTGCAGATGAGGGAATTACGTTAATTATTACAGTCGACAACGGAATTAGTGCAATAGAGCAGATCGCACATGCGGCTTCTAAAGGCATTGATGTCGTCGTTACTGATCATCATGAACCGCCTGAATGTTTGCCAGATGCGGTTGCGCTTGTCAATCCGAAGCAAGAGGACTGCCCTTATCCCTTCAAGGGCCTTTGTGGAGCAGGAGTGGCATTCAAACTTGCGCATGCGATGCTTGGTGAACCCGTTCATGAATATGCGGATCTCGCAGCGATCGGAACAATTGCAGATTTGATGCCATTAACAGGTGAAAATCGCATCATCACACGATTGGGATTAGCACTAATGCGTCAGCAGCCTACGATCGGCATCCGTGCCTTATGCGAGGTAAGTGGTGTGAAACCGATCGACCTGACTAGTCGACGAATCGGGTTTGGTCTCGGTCCGCGCCTCAATGCGAGTGGACGGTTGGATCATGCAGATCGTTCGGTGAAGTTACTTGTATCACAGGATGAAGCAGAGGCAAACGTACTTGCTGCCGAGCTTAATCAATTGAACGATGAGCGACAGGAGCTCGTTGAACAGACGCTGCTTGAAGCAGAACAACAGTGGTTGCTGCTTAATACAGATGGCGTTCACCGCAATGTGATAGTGCTAGCACAAGAAGGCTGGAATGCTGGAGTTGCTGGTCTTGTAGCCTCAAAGCTCGTAGAGAAATATTATCGTCCTACTATTATTTTGGCTATCGACTCGGATACAGGCTTTTGTAAAGGCTCTGCAAGATCGATTGAGGGCTTTGATCTCTATATGGCATTATCTGCGAATGCTTCGTTAATGGAGCATTTTGGCGGGCATACGGCAGCAGCGGGACTCACCATTTCCCGGGAAAAGATTGATGAGCTTGCGAGGCAACTGCATGACTTGGCTAGTAAATGGTTGACAGAGGAAGATTGGCAGCCTAAGAAGCGAGTCGATTTATCATGCGATTTATCGCAAGTAACGGTTGATGCAGTGGATCAGCTTGCTGGCTTAGAACCATTCGGTAACGGAAATCCAACGCCTCGAGTAGTCATCTCTGGTGTAACGATCACTGAATGTCGCACGATCGGTAAGGAAGGTAAACATCTGCGCTTGACTGTTCAGCAAGGACAGCGAGCGATAGAAGCGATTGCTTTTGGAATGGGTGAGCTAGCGGAGCGCTTAACTTCCGGATTGCAGATCGACTTGCTAGGTGAATTGTCGATTAATGAATGGAAAGATTCGCGTCGTGTTCAATTGATCATACAAGACTTGCGATCGGTTAAGCCAAGTGAGGCGATCGCTTTTCCAGATCGCAAACATTTTGCAGAAATATACACCCTCTTCAAGCAACGCTCGTCTTGGCTCGATGTACCTGAAGGCTTTCTTCAGGAAGTTGCGTTAAGGACGAATTGGCCGTTAGTTACGATCCGAATGGTGCAAGACGTATTCATGGAGTTGGGCTTTATCGTCGCGGAGGGTGCAACTAAACAAATGGTGACCAATCCAGTCAATAAGGGACTTGACCAATCTGAGCGTTATTGCAGTGCACGAAGCCAAGCGGAAGCAACAAAGAGGGAATAA
- a CDS encoding cation diffusion facilitator family transporter, translated as MNKDQRSVGAERGALVSLWGLLGLFLMKGIVGWFTGSKALLADACHSAADFANSTLVYTGLRKGRTSSSTQAQATSTITIVLSVGLLVAGLEIGISSIKSVAQGVLAAPGVGAVIAIAVGMIFRSALVRYKRRFESRCGLREDRTGENRSDIFASLTALVGAGGALVGEIYKMPFLYVLDPAAGLVIAVFVIRMGVQLTVGVMRSAKKHAIDESDSQMMFEVVHRIDGVVAVEEINAREHGHYIAVDVMISVNPRITVSEGQEIATRVRRSLLKRFLHVIDASVVVQPYDPGFPYKTNHQDLDSSLPLQ; from the coding sequence ATGAATAAGGATCAACGCTCCGTTGGTGCGGAACGTGGTGCACTCGTTTCTCTGTGGGGGCTGCTCGGCCTGTTCTTGATGAAAGGGATCGTCGGTTGGTTCACAGGCAGCAAAGCTTTGCTAGCGGATGCTTGTCATTCCGCTGCTGATTTCGCTAATTCAACTTTGGTATATACAGGATTGCGTAAAGGTAGAACGTCATCATCTACTCAAGCACAAGCAACGTCGACGATTACAATTGTATTGTCAGTGGGATTGCTTGTCGCAGGCTTGGAAATCGGGATCTCGTCGATCAAGTCGGTTGCGCAAGGAGTGCTTGCCGCACCAGGTGTTGGAGCAGTCATTGCAATTGCTGTCGGAATGATTTTCAGAAGTGCACTAGTGAGATACAAGCGTCGTTTTGAAAGTCGATGTGGATTGCGTGAAGATCGTACAGGTGAAAATCGTTCCGATATTTTTGCATCGTTGACGGCATTAGTGGGCGCAGGTGGTGCACTTGTTGGTGAAATCTATAAGATGCCATTTCTATATGTGCTCGACCCAGCTGCTGGTCTCGTCATTGCAGTCTTTGTCATTCGAATGGGTGTCCAATTGACTGTAGGTGTAATGCGTTCAGCGAAAAAGCACGCCATCGACGAATCCGATTCTCAGATGATGTTTGAGGTGGTTCATCGGATTGATGGTGTTGTTGCAGTAGAAGAGATTAATGCGAGGGAACATGGCCATTATATTGCCGTTGATGTAATGATTAGTGTGAATCCAAGAATTACTGTGAGCGAGGGGCAAGAGATTGCTACCCGTGTTCGTCGTTCATTGTTAAAGCGATTTCTTCATGTTATTGATGCTTCAGTAGTTGTACAACCATACGATCCAGGATTTCCTTATAAGACGAATCATCAGGATCTAGATTCGTCGCTCCCACTTCAATGA